In the genome of Pichia kudriavzevii chromosome 4, complete sequence, one region contains:
- a CDS encoding uncharacterized protein (PKUD0D04240; similar to Saccharomyces cerevisiae YBL101C (ECM21) and YPR030W (CSR2); ancestral locus Anc_7.436), whose product MPSLRLPDSHTVPQSLSSVLLPNNTSSSQEDRKSPQIGSRNHDVDKVAPHIVINGNDMDNFSALSEPTDDFSLYKDTVMRQNLTTNASIVSPVASNNILMDTNLKEHNKALIAYLNQQGLNMNPLKLSPFHIKEKSIINNLGHHHHGLFHLSPSANPNIETFITGNGQILFLPYNPQKKKRRRRNRSSQDEYNDEDNDHEDMDDNEQNMEADEPYDPCDYNNASCSNILNDSNTQQNIQSSELNHNITYHTFGVIVKIRKSTSLNQLIKVDYHTHLSLKWSGPDYSKKEPIDERFKCSENINWDLNLSNPDCYIPMDLNADPSINTEMSTIDDSSDSISMESLSNLRKYSDIEYSAKPTQNIKKYTPLSSKNLVPESTQLNNDTFVEENMFQATIENSTKSFSAGYYIFLLPVVYPLNTPETIYLRNAALQHSFSIQIQKGAVAIPTLKAPQTVFLSTSPTHNKHYDDQSNSFSSALSSQTMVNVNDSISTTNTLKSSFFKKLGIRRNSVSSNTSDHINIGSPPTPMKQNPFNTHHSKNPTIYHYNYKLPAIRLPPSDATSTLNKSIYVNKVWNDALNYELLLPRKFTQLSPPKNIHVGANDKFLKENNYLLQMKLVPLQKSLLLKRIKINIVEKVTYISNSIPVERKNTRSEERVISMLEITTKEKQTFKGSGSQVPLKTHIIKDCQNDNLLTYCYEAETSSDPKKKFTSEVPVKAHSHTTNTGFHPSSILKSPKKSSKYSDSQQDTCSFFTEPDVVITNPVKLQCPLNFVANDDEKFIASVYDHLSTDVTDLNELNDLPESSSKVDSMSIFSVNSANDNHDQFSDDDSFSLTSKFSPKRQRGFSFSSLKSKDKETGASPSDKSDSHTFLPDTTSPHLKIRHRLQISFRISKPDPKLKNPDGKPKMHHYEVIVDTPIVLISPFCVVDALELPSYDDAVNMKTFDCTLPSNKFSISPVTSDDLAFTDLDSDPTFAPCSPLMSGTLPQINHDYSHGSPIMSFPGSPITNALGASPQSQYEIASTLPSYTSSEILFNRKRSNSSQHSNANPMNATSLLSAAFAKSRNRANSLNSMLASNEMSSLSLKSSESNSNITLPPNYNEIRKDDTGIPSIPPVYDTVVENSLKSKVETVLSPQYIDKSRLRVDKPVNIEAELKDTLETDTGSKLSVMGSMNEQENTPFDARSSLSKASTASENLKLINEDENKDSDLLMKLHSTSSFNINLDTETRPNSLEVNSREDIESIVNMNVGKIATLNLTTSHNER is encoded by the coding sequence ATGCCTTCTCTCCGTCTTCCTGATAGTCACACTGTTCCGCAGTCTCTGTCCAGTGTTTTACTGCCAAACAACACTTCCTCGTCCCAGGAGGACCGAAAGAGCCCCCAAATCGGAAGCAGAAACCACGATGTTGACAAAGTTGCCCCACATATAGTCATCAATGGAAACGACATGGACAATTTCAGTGCCTTATCAGAACCTACAGAcgatttttctttgtacAAAGACACAGTGATGCGGCAGAATCTAACCACAAATGCAAGTATAGTATCTCCGGTGGCATCCAACAATATCCTTATGGACACCAACTTGAAGGAGCATAATAAGGCTCTAATCGCATATTTGAATCAACAGGGCCTTAATATGAATCCGCTGAAATTATCTCCTTTCCATATCAAGGAGAAAagcatcatcaacaaccttGGACACCACCATCATGGTTTATTCCATTTGTCTCCGAGCGCAAACCCAAATATTGAGACATTCATCACTGGCAACGGacaaattttatttttaccTTATAATCcacagaagaagaaaagacGCAGAAGGAATAGGTCTTCACAAGATGAATacaatgatgaagacaacGACCACGAAGATATGGATGATAACGAGCAAAACATGGAAGCAGATGAACCTTATGATCCTTGTGATTACAATAATGCTTCGTGTAGCAATATCCTTAACGATTCAAATACTCAGCAGAATATCCAATCATCAGAGTTAAATCACAACATAACATACCATACATTTGGAGTGATTGTAAAAATTAGGAAGTCAACAAGTTTAAATCAATTAATCAAGGTGGATTATCATACCCACTTATCTTTGAAGTGGTCAGGTCCTGATTATTCCAAAAAAGAACCAATTGATGAGCGGTTCAAATGTTCTGAAAATATTAATTGGGATTTGAACCTTTCAAACCCTGATTGTTATATCCCTATGGATTTGAATGCAGACCCGAGCATAAACACTGAAATGTCTACGATTGACGATTCATCTGACTCAATTTCGATGGAGTCTTTATCAAACTTGAGAAAATATTCCGACATTGAATATTCTGCTAAACCTACTCAGaacatcaaaaaatataccCCATTATCATCTAAAAATTTAGTACCGGAGTCAACACAGTTAAACAATGACAcgtttgttgaagaaaatatgtTTCAGGctacaattgaaaactcaACCAAGTCTTTTAGTGCTGGGTATtacatttttttgcttCCAGTAGTTTATCCCTTGAATACCCCGGAAACAATATACTTACGAAATGCTGCTTTGCAACACTCTTTCTCcatacaaatacaaaaaggTGCCGTTGCTATCCCCACTTTGAAAGCACCACAGACAGTTTTTTTGTCAACCTCACCGACACATAACAAGCATTATGATGATCAATCGAACTCGTTTTCCTCTGCTTTATCTTCACAGACAATGGTCAACGTAAATGATAGTATCTCCACTACTAATACTTTAAAgtcttcatttttcaagaaacttGGTATTCGGAGAAACTCTGTGTCTTCAAATACGTCTGACCATATAAATATTGGGAGTCCACCTACTCCAATGAAGCAAAATCCCTTCAATACCCACCATTCGAAGAATCCGACGATATATCATTATAACTATAAATTGCCTGCTATTAGGCTACCACCTTCAGATGCAACTTCCACCCTCAACAAATCAATCTATGTTAATAAGGTTTGGAATGATGCTTTAAATTATGAGCTATTGTTGCCTAGAAAGTTCACCCAACTTTCGCCTCCCAAGAACATACATGTTGGAGCAAATgataaatttttgaaagaaaacaactACCTGCTTCAAATGAAGTTGGTACCGCTACAAAAGAGCTTATTGTTAAAAAGGATTAAGATAAACATAGTGGAGAAGGTAACTTATATCTCAAATTCTATTCCTGtggaaaggaaaaacacTAGGAGTGAGGAGAGAGTAATTTCAATGCTTGAGATTACAacgaaagaaaaacaaacttttAAGGGAAGTGGTTCTCAAGTACCACTAAAGACTCATATTATTAAAGATTGTCAAAATGATAATTTACTAACATACTGCTATGAAGCTGAAACATCCTCAGAtccgaagaagaagtttaCATCGGAAGTTCCGGTCAAGGCCCACTCGCATACAACTAATACTGGGTTCCATCCTAGctctattttgaaaagtcCTAAAAAATCGTCGAAGTATTCTGATTCCCAGCAAGACACTTGTTCATTCTTCACAGAGCCTGATGTTGTAATTACCAACCCCGTTAAGTTACAATGCCCGCTGAACTTCGTTGCAAATGAcgatgaaaaattcataGCATCGGTTTATGACCATTTATCTACCGATGTAACCGATTTAAACGAATTGAATGATTTACCAGAATCCAGCAGCAAAGTTGACTCCATGTCCATTTTTTCTGTGAACTCCGCCAATGATAACCATGACCAGTTTTCCGATGACGACTCGTTTAGTTTGACATCTAAATTTTCACCAAAACGTCAACGTGgattctcattttcaagcCTGAAATCAAAGGATAAAGAAACTGGCGCTTCCCCGTCTGATAAAAGTGACAGTCACACATTTTTACCTGATACAACATCACCACACCTAAAGATTAGGCACCGGTTACAGATTTCTTTTCGAATCAGCAAGCCAGATCCTaagttgaagaatccaGATGGAAAACCCAAAATGCACCACTACGAAGTTATTGTCGATACTCCTATTGTACTCATATCCCCATTTTGCGTCGTTGACGCCCTGGAGTTACCATCATATGATGATGCGGTTAATatgaaaacttttgattGTACGTTACCAAGTAAcaagttttccatttctccAGTTACTTCTGATGACTTAGCATTTACTGATCTTGATAGTGATCCTACATTTGCGCCCTGCTCTCCTTTGATGAGTGGTACACTTCCACAAATCAATCACGACTATTCTCACGGAAGCCCTATCATGAGCTTCCCCGGGAGCCCAATAACCAATGCTTTAGGAGCATCACCTCAATCACAATATGAAATCGCTTCGACCCTACCAAGCTATACCAGTTCTGAAATTTTATTTAATCGAAAGAGAAGTAATAGCTCACAGCATAGCAATGCTAATCCAATGAATGCGACGTCACTGTTATCTGCAGCTTTTGCCAAATCGAGGAATAGAGCTAATAGTCTAAATTCCATGCTTGCTAGTAACGAAATGAGTTCTTTATCTCTAAAATCTTCAGAATCCAACTCTAATATTACTCTGCCACCAAATTATAACGAAATTCGGAAAGATGATACGGGTATCCCTTCAATACCACCGGTGTATGAcactgttgttgaaaatagcTTAAAATCAAAGGTTGAAACAGTCTTATCTCCAcaatatattgataaatCACGGCTTAGAGTGGACAAGCCTGTAAACATCGAGGCTGAGCTGAAAGATACCTTAGAGACTGATACCGGATCCAAATTATCTGTCATGGGATCTATGAATGAGCAAGAAAATACGCCTTTTGATGCCCGATCTTCTTTGTCTAAAGCTAGCACAGCATCGGAAAATTTAAAGCTAattaatgaagatgaaaataaagattctGACCTTCTGATGAAATTACATAGTACGAGTTCTTTTAACATCAACCTTGATACTGAAACACGACCAAACAGTTTGGAGGTTAATAGTAGAGAGGATATCGAAAGCATAGTCAACATGAACGTGGGAAAAATAGCTACCCTAAATTTAACCACAAGTCATAATGAGAGATAA
- a CDS encoding uncharacterized protein (PKUD0D04250) codes for MSKTKPMEELTREEAFLEETPISDSGISNFHVQDPIIECDKSPRLEFNQRQSLESYINPPLELYKNQDLSSTSSPNMVLLESTKDYSLSSSSNNCSENTKINHNNNYCSNDNDENNRNKNNHSSNDTARSFNPAESHANSESNLHPKKTSTVPSPLNLPKRFKKNQLDQNSIQMLEPLQSLQNAMHQLFYNPSTGQIIALPVRNSMATPVQSSVVNGTPCHQQLLPTVSNRQQSMIPQYQIVYMRAANGQLVPLLAPISGQQVQRQTPGTSCMKRSSSSDANDSPTSFSSQHASNLYKRMKPEESQPCMQTQRNSTAISSNSNVLARLSPTQRAEQIQRQQIWLQMQLHPDLIKGQGNTNVSDIYENNLPNGKVSSTSADETHDEVPVPSGNNRETLSSSSGNNQLNTSAQSLDTQTLPLDTELLVDSQKVIGTVTVGSFTYKYSQTLSGNIVKDRELFDRLTDNAWKTCISKH; via the coding sequence ATGTCTAAAACGAAGCCAATGGAGGAGCTTACAAGAGAGGAAGCTTTTTTAGAAGAAACCCCGATATCAGATTCTGGgatatcaaattttcatgttcaaGACCCAATCATAGAATGTGACAAATCCCCACGTCTTGAATTCAATCAAAGACAATCTTTGGAGAGCTATATAAACCCGCCCCTGGAACTATACAAAAATCAAGATCTCTCTTCCACCTCTTCACCGAATATGGTTTTGTTGGAGTCTACCAAAGATTATTCGTTGTCTAGTAGTAGCAACAATTGTAgtgaaaacaccaaaatcaaccacaacaacaactactGCAGCAACGACAACGACGAAAACAACAGGAACAAAAATAACCACAGCAGTAACGATACGGCAAGGAGTTTTAACCCAGCTGAATCACATGCAAACTCGGAATCTAATTTACACCCCAAGAAAACTTCTACTGTTCCTTCACCGTTGAATCTACCTAAACGcttcaagaaaaatcaacttgATCAGAATAGCATTCAAATGCTTGAGCCACTCCAGTCACTGCAGAATGCCATGCACCAATTGTTCTATAATCCTTCAACAGGTCAGATAATAGCATTACCTGTACGCAACTCCATGGCGACTCCTGTTCAAAGCAGTGTAGTAAATGGTACTCCTTGTCACCAGCAACTTTTGCCTACCGTCTCTAACCGGCAACAATCAATGATCCCCCAATACCAAATAGTTTACATGAGGGCTGCGAATGGACAGTTGGTTCCTTTACTTGCTCCAATTTCTGGACAACAAGTTCAAAGACAGACTCCAGGAACTTCGTGCATGAAAAGGAGTAGTTCCTCTGATGCAAACGACTCACCTACATCATTTTCTTCGCAGCACGCCTCCAATCTATACAAGCGGATGAAACCCGAGGAGAGCCAACCTTGCATGCAGACTCAAAGAAACTCTACAGCCATTTCTAGTAATTCTAATGTTCTAGCTCGACTATCACCAACACAGCGTGCCGAACAAATACAGAGGCAACAGATTTGGCTGCAAATGCAACTGCATCCGGACCTGATTAAAGGACAGGGGAACACCAATGTATCCGATATATATGAAAACAATTTACCGAATGGGAAAGTTAGTTCTACATCTGCCGACGAGACACATGATGAGGTTCCGGTGCCATCTGGGAATAACCGTGAAACTCTTTCCTCCTCATCTGGAAATAATCAGCTCAATACTTCCGCTCAATCTTTAGACACACAGACATTACCTTTGGACACTGAATTGCTGGTTGATAGTCAAAAAGTGATTGGAACCGTCACAGTTGGCTCTTTTACATACAAATATAGCCAAACCCTGTCGGGTAATATTGTCAAGGACAGAGAACTTTTTGATCGTTTGACAGATAATGCTTGGAAAACATGTATCTCGAAACACTAA
- a CDS encoding uncharacterized protein (PKUD0D04260; similar to Saccharomyces cerevisiae YKL134C (OCT1); ancestral locus Anc_2.432), translated as MRSSTALCNRQQVCRYGPRLFIRLLSHTKRNLIPTDLENEKIITKIFDSPEYWRSFNRPDDSRNSNPFQSTRKILSSLQSNSSNSVGLFANPYLTSPNGLKEFANETLEKARALTRHMIEDQSFSAMKDYIKELDRLSDMLCRVIDLCEFVRVAHPNSSFVKAAEECHYALFEHMNVLNTSKPLFEKLGKVLYDDQLGINKQLSKEEISVGKLLYADFKKSGIDMDEQTGETFVQLSSYIANAGQEFNNNITIPKDTSVRILPSEWKKEDIKPEYLKQMTQSFDGALAIPIYGHIPFEILRSCPNRIIREKVWIALHSVPEEQLTLLTNLLKCRQYLAKLMGCENYAQYALADKMAHNPENVMRFLQGLIKDLQPEVLKELKLLSKYLPDIKGNVKNEELVDMIKPWDREYLLTKYILSLKSSQNEDISQYFSLGTVVSGLSKLFNSIYGIKLVPQKLQYGEVWSDDVRRLDAISDKDGKVGIMYLDLLQRNGKTPHPAHFTVCCSRKIDERELDTNDPFNLTLPTTATVETIKQNGDTYQLPVISLVCNYTMNPHTKMVFLTLDQVSTLFHEMGHAMHSMLGRTELHNVSGTRCQTDFVELPSILHETFANDVRVLSSFGKHYQTGEKVPETLIKRHLESEKALKHCETLGQVKMALLDQLYHGSTGFNLDDESFNIIDLYHQLESNIRIFADTKSSWPGKFGHLYSYGAVYYSYLLDRAIASKIWDELFEDDPFSREAGEKFKNEVLKWGGSRDPWVCISHVLNVKELEEGDANAMQFISKAQGKL; from the coding sequence ATGAGGTCCAGCACAGCTCTTTGCAACCGGCAACAAGTTTGCCGATATGGCCCCAGACTCTTCATTAGACTCTTGAGCCACACAAAACGGAACTTGATCCCCACAgatcttgaaaatgaaaaaataattacAAAGATTTTCGATTCTCCGGAATATTGGAGAAGTTTCAACAGACCTGATGACTCCAGAAATTCTAATCCCTTTCAATCGACAAGGAAAATCCTGAGCTCTCTGCAATCTAATAGTAGTAATTCGGTGGGGTTATTTGCAAATCCGTATTTAACTAGTCCTAATGGTTTAAAAGAATTTGCCAATGAAACCTTAGAAAAGGCCAGAGCTTTAACTAGGCATATGATTGAGGACCAATCTTTTAGTGCAATGAAAGATTATATTAAAGAACTTGACAGGCTATCTGATATGTTGTGTCGTGTGATTGACCTTTGTGAATTCGTGCGGGTCGCCCATCCTAATTCTTCGTTCGTCAAGGCCGCAGAAGAATGTCACTACGCATTGTTTGAGCATATGAATGTCTTAAACACTTCTAAACCACTGTTTGAAAAACTAGGGAAGGTTCTCTATGATGACCAGCTTGGTATCAACAAACAGTTATCGAAAGAGGAAATATCAGTTGGTAAGTTGTTGTATGCCGATTTTAAAAAATCAGGCATCGATATGGATGAGCAAACGGGTGAAACATTTGTCCAGTTATCTTCTTATATCGCTAACGCAGGGCAGGAGTTCAATAATAACATCACTATCCCTAAGGATACATCGGTTCGGATACTGCCGTCGGAATGGAAGAAGGAAGACATTAAACCAGAATATCTAAAGCAAATGACACAGAGCTTCGATGGAGCATTAGCCATCCCTATTTATGGACATATTCcctttgaaattttaagaTCATGTCCTAATAGAATCATAAGAGAGAAAGTCTGGATTGCGTTGCATAGTGTTCCTGAAGAACAGCTGACCTTGTTGACTAACCTCTTGAAATGTCGTCAATATTTGGCTAAATTAATGGGTTGTGAAAATTACGCCCAATATGCTTTGGCTGACAAGATGGCCCACAATCCAGAGAATGTCATGAGGTTTTTACAAGGACTTATCAAAGATTTACAACCGGAAGTGCTAAAAGAGTTAAAATTGCTAAGTAAGTATTTGCCAGATATCAAAGGAAACGTAAAGAATGAAGAACTGGTTGATATGATTAAGCCTTGGGATAGGGAATATTTACTTACCAAGTATATCTTATCATTAAAATCATCACAGAATGAAGATATTTCTCAGTACTTCTCACTAGGTACTGTTGTCTCTGGTTTATCGAAGTTATTCAACTCCATATATGGTATTAAACTTGTCCCAcaaaaacttcaatatGGCGAGGTATGGTCAGATGATGTACGCCGACTTGATGCAATCAGTGATAAAGATGGAAAAGTTGGAATTATGTATCTTGACCTGTTACAAAGAAATGGTAAGACTCCCCATCCGGCCCATTTTACAGTGTGTTGTTCAAGAAAGATAGACGAAAGGGAGCTAGATACCAATGACCCATTTAACTTAACACTACCTACAACCGCAACTGTTGAAACTATCAAGCAGAATGGAGATACTTATCAATTGCCAGTTATTTCACTTGTTTGCAATTATACAATGAACCCCCATACCAAAATGGTCTTTTTGACACTGGATCAGGTTTCGACTTTATTCCATGAAATGGGGCATGCAATGCACAGTATGTTAGGGAGGACAGAATTGCATAATGTTTCTGGAACCAGATGTCAAACAgattttgttgaattgcCATCAATTTTGCACGAAACCTTTGCCAACGACGTGAGGGTCCTTTCATCGTTCGGTAAGCACTATCAAACAGGTGAAAAAGTGCCAGAAACATTAATCAAGAGACATCTAGAATCAGAAAAGGCTTTAAAACATTGTGAAACTTTAGGGCAGGTAAAAATGGCCTTGTTGGATCAATTATACCATGGATCTACAGGGTTTAATCTGGATGATGAATCATTCAATATCATTGATCTCTATCATCAATTAGAGTCTAATATTCGTATTTTCGCAGATACGAAATCTTCATGGCCTGGCAAATTTGGCCATTTGTATTCATACGGTGCTGTGTATTACTCATACCTTCTAGACCGTGCAATTGCTTCCAAAATATGGGATGAATTGTTTGAGGATGATCCTTTCTCAAGAGAGGCTGGagaaaaattcaagaatGAAGTATTGAAGTGGGGTGGTTCCCGTGACCCATGGGTTTGCATTTCCCACGTATTAAATGTCAAAGAATTAGAGGAAGGTGATGCTAATGCTATGCAATTTATAAGTAAAGCTCAAGGGAAATTATAG
- a CDS encoding uncharacterized protein (PKUD0D04270; Pfam Domains: Peptidase_C48(2.2e-08)) has translation MRITFNKYKGSLEDTAGLADEYINVNTKLPLLEQTAKTRKKNHPKYVTTGFDSLNIAWTILPFDPFGEADLDRSDSETFVTLQNNGRRLRDCCHVSISNETREDQLSSHTSLYGQEVLDQDEDENDLQSVNVDEGKKGSKFKNSLEEQRHIRHLAKNHKHKAKMDKQLKKKQTKRQSKPNDLHAEQPVESKVSILKSLLHDCLSVAGAKSGEPLLECSKIVQIEDAPIYNSDLRNLLDDEWLSDNNISWVYAFLEYGYILPLLSVKLQNSKFVQYQYEEQKHIFKSPISLLFPSFTFLIANHPDPKELVHVLPDNIKEAQFIFCPLNDNDDFASSEGGSHWSLVVFTKLLSTDHKNKNSYVQKALVFDSLYEANSLETESLVKNMAAILYNPDDSKCQADWEIVHVRDTPQQTNNSDCGVYVASITASLTAQLVFLALSGENSYIDFSLSNLRFSAVDSRIWILSTILNSLENDE, from the coding sequence atGCGTATAACTTTTAATAAATACAAGGGGTCTCTGGAAGACACAGCTGGTTTAGCTGATGAGTATATAAATGTGAACACCAAATTACCGCTTCTAGAGCAAACGGCTAAAActaggaaaaaaaatcatccCAAATATGTTACCACCGGTTTTGACTCCCTCAATATAGCATGGACCATATTGCCGTTCGACCCGTTCGGGGAAGCCGATCTTGACAGAAGTGATAGTGAAACATTTGTGACGCTGCAAAACAATGGGCGCCGACTTCGTGATTGCTGCCATGTATCGATCTCAAATGAAACAAGGGAAGACCAGTTGAGTTCCCACACTTCGCTCTATGGCCAGGAAGTATTGGATCAGGACGAAGATGAGAATGACCTCCAATCGGTGAATGTAGATGAAGGAAAGAAGGGTTCTAAGTTTAAGAATTCCCTAGAAGAGCAGAGACATATTCGGCATCTTGCGAAAAACCACAAACATAAAGCTAAGATGGACAAacaactgaaaaaaaagcaaacGAAAAGGCAATCAAAACCTAATGATCTCCATGCTGAGCAACCAGTAGAGTCCAAAGTGAGTATTTTGAAGAGTCTGCTACATGATTGTTTATCAGTCGCTGGAGCAAAATCAGGAGAACCACTCTTGGAGTGTTCCAAAATTGTACAGATTGAGGATGCTCCAATTTATAACTCCGATTTGCGAAATTTGCTAGACGATGAATGGCTATCAGATAATAATATATCATGGGTTTATGCTTTCCTCGAGTATGGTTATATTTTGCCTTTATTATCAGTGAAACTACAGAATTCTAAATTTGTTCAGTATCAAtatgaagaacaaaaacataTATTCAAGTCACCTATATCCTTGctttttccatcttttACCTTTTTAATAGCTAATCATCCTGATCCTAAAGAGCTGGTACATGTGTTACCAGACAATATTAAGGAAGCACAGTTTATATTTTGCCCCTTGAATGACAATGACGATTTTGCGTCATCAGAGGGTGGCTCCCACTGGAGCTTGGTGGTCTTTACCAAATTGCTTTCGACTGATcacaaaaacaaaaacagcTATGTTCAAAAGGCACTTGTTTTTGATTCACTCTATGAGGCAAACTCTTTGGAAACAGAGAGTTTGGTGAAGAATATGGCAGCCATTTTATACAATCCAGATGATTCGAAATGCCAGGCGGATTGGGAAATTGTTCATGTAAGAGATACACCACAACAAACCAATAACTCTGACTGTGGTGTTTATGTAGCTAGTATTACAGCTTCATTAACAGCACAATTAGTGTTTTTGGCTCTTTCAGGAGAGAACTCGtacattgatttttctttatctaATTTGAGGTTCAGTGCAGTTGATTCACGTATTTGGATTCTGTCTacaattttgaattctttagaaaatgatgaataa
- a CDS encoding uncharacterized protein (PKUD0D04280; similar to Saccharomyces cerevisiae YKR074W (AIM29); ancestral locus Anc_5.659), whose product MSEYNIEEPLTSTARPLNDSVLTVRIIKSFPYRNIRNHVFQHVDLTSTTPRQLLELVKRTIATEGSLRPYRNVDLDTLKVYTHAHGTKTMNLVINTDHDDDPNWVLDLSENGRPLAEYGVSNETELSVFNLADYEAYKANPEDKW is encoded by the coding sequence ATGAGTGAATATAACATTGAAGAACCGTTAACATCCACGGCAAGACCGCTAAATGACTCTGTTCTAACTGTACGGATCATCAAATCTTTTCCTTACCGGAACATCCGAAACCACGTTTTCCAACATGTCGATCTCACGAGCACCACACCAAGACAACTCCTGGAACTCGTTAAAAGAACAATTGCAACTGAAGGCTCTCTCAGGCCATACCGTAACGTTGATCTGGACACTTTGAAGGTGTATACCCATGCACATGGCACCAAAACTATGAATCTTGTCATCAATACGGATCATGACGACGATCCAAATTGGGTATTAGACCTCTCAGAAAACGGGCGTCCTCTAGCTGAGTACGGTGTTTCTAACGAGACGGAGCTTTCTGTGTTCAACCTGGCGGACTATGAGGCATACAAGGCTAATCCAGAAGACAAGTggtga